One genomic segment of Drosophila melanogaster chromosome 3R includes these proteins:
- the Gfat1 gene encoding Glutamine:fructose-6-phosphate aminotransferase 1, isoform J gives MVKRTGKVKVLEEAIQEHFSGREYSEPVLTHVGIAHTRWATHGVPCEKNSHPHRSDDENGFVVVHNGIITNYNDVKTFLSKRGYEFESDTDTEVFAKLVHHLWKTHPTYSFRELVEQAILQVEGAFAIAVKSKYFPGECVASRRSSPLLVGIKTKTRLATDHIPILYGKDDKKLCTDQDADSGKPQDIRPHGQSRELPVLPRSESTSEFMPLEEKEVEYFFASDASAVIEHTNRVIYLEDDDVAAVRDGTLSIHRLKKSLDDPHAREITTLKMEIQQIMKGNYDYFMQKEIFEQPDSVVNTMRGRVRFDGNAIVLGGIKDYIPEIKRCRRLMLIGCGTSYHSAVATRQLLEELTELPVMVELASDFLDRNTPIFRDDVCFFISQSGETADTLMALRYCKQRGALIVGITNTVGSSICRESHCGVHINAGPEIGVASTKAYTSQFISLVMFALVMSEDRLSLQQRRLEILQALSKLADQIRDVLQLDSKVKELAKDLYQHKSLLIMGRGYNFATCLEGALKVKELTYMHSEGIMAGELKHGPLALVDDSMPVLMIVLRDPVYVKCMNALQQVTSRKGCPIIICEEGDEETKAFSSRHLEIPRTVDCLQGILTVIPMQLLSYHIAVLRGCDVDCPRNLAKSVTVE, from the exons ATGGTCAAGCGAACGGGCAAGGTCAAAGTGCTTGAAGAAGCAATTCAAGAGC ACTTCAGCGGAAGAGAATACAGCGAACCCGTCCTGACCCACGTTGGCATTGCTCACACCCGCTGGGCCACCCATGGTGTTCCTTGCGAGAAGAACTCCCACCCACACCGTTCGGACGACGAAAATGGTTTCGTCGTAGTTCATAACGGCATCATCACCAACTACAATGATGTAAAGACTTTTCTTTCGAAGCGAGGTTATGAGTTTGAGTCGGATACTGATACAGAGGTATTTGCCAAGCTAGTACACCACCTGTGGAAAACCCACCCCACCTACTCCTTCCGCGAGCTGGTCGAGCAAGCCATCCTTCAAGTGGAGGGCGCCTTTGCTATTGCCGTAAAGTCAAAATACTTTCCCGGAGAGTGTGTGGCGTCGCGGCGTAGTTCGCCCTTGCTAGTGGGAATCAAGACAAAAACACGCCTAGCCACAGACCACATTCCAATTCTGTACGGAAAAG ATGACAAGAAGCTCTGCACCGATCAAG aTGCCGACTCTGGAAAACCTCAAG ATATTCGCCCACATGGACAATCTCGTGAACTGCCAGTGCTTCCCCGTTCGGAAAGCACTTCTGAGTTTATGCCCTTGGAAGAGAAGGAAGTTGAGTACTTTTTCGCATCGGACGCCTCAGCCGTCATAGAGCACACTAACCGGGTCATCTATTTGGAG GACgacgatgttgctgctgttcggGATGGAACTTTGAGTATACATCGCCTAAAGAAGAGCCTGGATGATCCGCACGCTCGCGAAATCACTACcctaaaaatggaaattcaacaGATCATGAAGGGAAACTATGACTATTTTATGCAAAAGGAGATTTTCGAGCAGCCCGACTCCGTGGTGAACACAATGCGCGGTCGCGTCCGCTTCGATGGTAACGCCATAGTGCTCGGCGGGATCAAAGACTACATTCCTGAAATCAAACGCTGTCGACGCCTGATGTTGATTGGATGTGGCACATCTTACCACAGCGCTGTAGCCACTAGGCAGCTGCTCGAAGAACTCACAGAGCTTCCCGTGATGGTTGAGCTGGCTTCCGACTTTTTAGACCGAAACACTCCTATTTTTCGAGACGACGTctgcttttttatatcgcaGTCCGGAGAGACTGCCGACACCCTGATGGCCTTACGTTACTGTAAGCAGCGAGGAGCCCTGATTGTGGGCATTACGAATACCGTAGGCAGCAGCATATGTCGGGAATCGCATTGTGGAGTGCACATTAATGCCGGACCAGAGATAGGCGTGGCCTCGACCAAGGCATACACCTCCCAATTCATTTCCCTGGTGATGTTCGCTCTAGTTATGTCCGAAGATCGACTGTCACTGCAACAGCGACGGCTTGAGATTCTGCAGGCGTTGTCCAAGCTCGCGGATCAAATCCGAGACGTTCTGCAGCTGGACTCCAAAGTTAAAGAACTGGCCAAAGACCTATACCAACACAAGTCGCTTCTGATAATGGGTAGGGGCTACAACTTTGCCACTTGCCTAGAAGGTGCATTG AAAGTCAAAGAGTTGACTTACATGCACAGCGAGGGCATCATGGCCGGTGAATTGAAGCACGGCCCACTGGCTCTCGTAGACGACTCCATGCCCGTGCTGATGATTGTTTTGCGGGACCCCGTTTACGTAAAGTGCATGAACGCTCTACAGCAGGTCACATCCCGCAAAGGATGCCCGATTATTATCTGCGAGGAGGGAGACGAGGAGACCAAGGCTTTCTCCTCCCGCCATCTAGAGATTCCTCGCACCGTCGACTGCCTGCAAGGAATTCTCACCGTTATCCCAATGCAACTACTGTCTTATCATATTGCCGTGCTTCGCGGATGCGACGTTGACTGTCCTAGAAACTTAGCAAAGTCTGTGACAGTTGAGTAA
- the Gfat1 gene encoding Glutamine:fructose-6-phosphate aminotransferase 1, isoform K yields MGTQCYQCHLKSTLYFQLYIQRIMNAAQTKYKINELDIRPHGQSRELPVLPRSESTSEFMPLEEKEVEYFFASDASAVIEHTNRVIYLEDDDVAAVRDGTLSIHRLKKSLDDPHAREITTLKMEIQQIMKGNYDYFMQKEIFEQPDSVVNTMRGRVRFDGNAIVLGGIKDYIPEIKRCRRLMLIGCGTSYHSAVATRQLLEELTELPVMVELASDFLDRNTPIFRDDVCFFISQSGETADTLMALRYCKQRGALIVGITNTVGSSICRESHCGVHINAGPEIGVASTKAYTSQFISLVMFALVMSEDRLSLQQRRLEILQALSKLADQIRDVLQLDSKVKELAKDLYQHKSLLIMGRGYNFATCLEGALKVKELTYMHSEGIMAGELKHGPLALVDDSMPVLMIVLRDPVYVKCMNALQQVTSRKGCPIIICEEGDEETKAFSSRHLEIPRTVDCLQGILTVIPMQLLSYHIAVLRGCDVDCPRNLAKSVTVE; encoded by the exons ATGGGCACGCAATGCTATCAATGCCACCTTAAATCGACCCTCTATTTTCAACTGTACATTCAACGAATCATGAATGCCgcacaaacaaaatacaaaattaacgAGCTAGATATTCGCCCACATGGACAATCTCGTGAACTGCCAGTGCTTCCCCGTTCGGAAAGCACTTCTGAGTTTATGCCCTTGGAAGAGAAGGAAGTTGAGTACTTTTTCGCATCGGACGCCTCAGCCGTCATAGAGCACACTAACCGGGTCATCTATTTGGAG GACgacgatgttgctgctgttcggGATGGAACTTTGAGTATACATCGCCTAAAGAAGAGCCTGGATGATCCGCACGCTCGCGAAATCACTACcctaaaaatggaaattcaacaGATCATGAAGGGAAACTATGACTATTTTATGCAAAAGGAGATTTTCGAGCAGCCCGACTCCGTGGTGAACACAATGCGCGGTCGCGTCCGCTTCGATGGTAACGCCATAGTGCTCGGCGGGATCAAAGACTACATTCCTGAAATCAAACGCTGTCGACGCCTGATGTTGATTGGATGTGGCACATCTTACCACAGCGCTGTAGCCACTAGGCAGCTGCTCGAAGAACTCACAGAGCTTCCCGTGATGGTTGAGCTGGCTTCCGACTTTTTAGACCGAAACACTCCTATTTTTCGAGACGACGTctgcttttttatatcgcaGTCCGGAGAGACTGCCGACACCCTGATGGCCTTACGTTACTGTAAGCAGCGAGGAGCCCTGATTGTGGGCATTACGAATACCGTAGGCAGCAGCATATGTCGGGAATCGCATTGTGGAGTGCACATTAATGCCGGACCAGAGATAGGCGTGGCCTCGACCAAGGCATACACCTCCCAATTCATTTCCCTGGTGATGTTCGCTCTAGTTATGTCCGAAGATCGACTGTCACTGCAACAGCGACGGCTTGAGATTCTGCAGGCGTTGTCCAAGCTCGCGGATCAAATCCGAGACGTTCTGCAGCTGGACTCCAAAGTTAAAGAACTGGCCAAAGACCTATACCAACACAAGTCGCTTCTGATAATGGGTAGGGGCTACAACTTTGCCACTTGCCTAGAAGGTGCATTG AAAGTCAAAGAGTTGACTTACATGCACAGCGAGGGCATCATGGCCGGTGAATTGAAGCACGGCCCACTGGCTCTCGTAGACGACTCCATGCCCGTGCTGATGATTGTTTTGCGGGACCCCGTTTACGTAAAGTGCATGAACGCTCTACAGCAGGTCACATCCCGCAAAGGATGCCCGATTATTATCTGCGAGGAGGGAGACGAGGAGACCAAGGCTTTCTCCTCCCGCCATCTAGAGATTCCTCGCACCGTCGACTGCCTGCAAGGAATTCTCACCGTTATCCCAATGCAACTACTGTCTTATCATATTGCCGTGCTTCGCGGATGCGACGTTGACTGTCCTAGAAACTTAGCAAAGTCTGTGACAGTTGAGTAA
- the Gfat1 gene encoding Glutamine:fructose-6-phosphate aminotransferase 1, isoform F, with the protein MPLEEKEVEYFFASDASAVIEHTNRVIYLEDDDVAAVRDGTLSIHRLKKSLDDPHAREITTLKMEIQQIMKGNYDYFMQKEIFEQPDSVVNTMRGRVRFDGNAIVLGGIKDYIPEIKRCRRLMLIGCGTSYHSAVATRQLLEELTELPVMVELASDFLDRNTPIFRDDVCFFISQSGETADTLMALRYCKQRGALIVGITNTVGSSICRESHCGVHINAGPEIGVASTKAYTSQFISLVMFALVMSEDRLSLQQRRLEILQALSKLADQIRDVLQLDSKVKELAKDLYQHKSLLIMGRGYNFATCLEGALKVKELTYMHSEGIMAGELKHGPLALVDDSMPVLMIVLRDPVYVKCMNALQQVTSRKGCPIIICEEGDEETKAFSSRHLEIPRTVDCLQGILTVIPMQLLSYHIAVLRGCDVDCPRNLAKSVTVE; encoded by the exons ATGCCCTTGGAAGAGAAGGAAGTTGAGTACTTTTTCGCATCGGACGCCTCAGCCGTCATAGAGCACACTAACCGGGTCATCTATTTGGAG GACgacgatgttgctgctgttcggGATGGAACTTTGAGTATACATCGCCTAAAGAAGAGCCTGGATGATCCGCACGCTCGCGAAATCACTACcctaaaaatggaaattcaacaGATCATGAAGGGAAACTATGACTATTTTATGCAAAAGGAGATTTTCGAGCAGCCCGACTCCGTGGTGAACACAATGCGCGGTCGCGTCCGCTTCGATGGTAACGCCATAGTGCTCGGCGGGATCAAAGACTACATTCCTGAAATCAAACGCTGTCGACGCCTGATGTTGATTGGATGTGGCACATCTTACCACAGCGCTGTAGCCACTAGGCAGCTGCTCGAAGAACTCACAGAGCTTCCCGTGATGGTTGAGCTGGCTTCCGACTTTTTAGACCGAAACACTCCTATTTTTCGAGACGACGTctgcttttttatatcgcaGTCCGGAGAGACTGCCGACACCCTGATGGCCTTACGTTACTGTAAGCAGCGAGGAGCCCTGATTGTGGGCATTACGAATACCGTAGGCAGCAGCATATGTCGGGAATCGCATTGTGGAGTGCACATTAATGCCGGACCAGAGATAGGCGTGGCCTCGACCAAGGCATACACCTCCCAATTCATTTCCCTGGTGATGTTCGCTCTAGTTATGTCCGAAGATCGACTGTCACTGCAACAGCGACGGCTTGAGATTCTGCAGGCGTTGTCCAAGCTCGCGGATCAAATCCGAGACGTTCTGCAGCTGGACTCCAAAGTTAAAGAACTGGCCAAAGACCTATACCAACACAAGTCGCTTCTGATAATGGGTAGGGGCTACAACTTTGCCACTTGCCTAGAAGGTGCATTG AAAGTCAAAGAGTTGACTTACATGCACAGCGAGGGCATCATGGCCGGTGAATTGAAGCACGGCCCACTGGCTCTCGTAGACGACTCCATGCCCGTGCTGATGATTGTTTTGCGGGACCCCGTTTACGTAAAGTGCATGAACGCTCTACAGCAGGTCACATCCCGCAAAGGATGCCCGATTATTATCTGCGAGGAGGGAGACGAGGAGACCAAGGCTTTCTCCTCCCGCCATCTAGAGATTCCTCGCACCGTCGACTGCCTGCAAGGAATTCTCACCGTTATCCCAATGCAACTACTGTCTTATCATATTGCCGTGCTTCGCGGATGCGACGTTGACTGTCCTAGAAACTTAGCAAAGTCTGTGACAGTTGAGTAA